Genomic window (Chryseobacterium bernardetii):
GTTTGCTTATCCAGGGGTTTTTACAGATCGTAGGAAGTGTTCTGATTGTGATGATTATCAACACCATTGTAGAGTCCACTTCAGATAATTTGCCGGAAATGGATTCCAGAAAAGAATATACATTATTAGGACAGTGGGTAGCCACCAATATTGTAATATCACTTATTATAAGCGGATTTAATACCGTAGATTATTTACTTCAGAACTGGAAAAGAACCGCTGTAGAAGCAGCCCAGCATAAGATCAGGGCTTCCAAACATAAACAGGCAGCAATGGCTGCAGAACTTCAGGCTCTTAAACTGCAGATAGATCCCCATTTTATCTTTAACAATCTGAGTGTGCTTTCTGAGCTTATTCTGGAAGATCAGCAGCTAGGATATGAGTATTCTGAAAAATTTGCACGGGTGTACAGATACCTGCTTGTTAATTCCAAGAAGGATATCATTGCCGTAGAAGAAGAACTGAAATTCTTAGACTCATACATTTTCCTGATTGAAAAAAGAATTGGAGAAGGAGTCATTTTTAAAATTGATGTTCAGGAAGAATACAAATCCATGTATACGCTTCCCCTGTCCCTGCAGCTGTTGGTTGAAAATGCCATCAAGCATAATCAGACCTCCAAAGCAAATCCGCTGGAGATTCATGTGTATACCAATTCTGAAAGTGAACTGGTGGTTTCCAATACATTTTTACCCTTGATTAATAAGCCGGATTCCTCAGGTGTCGGGCTTACCAACATCATTGCCAGATATGAAATCCTGGGGTATACAAAACCGGTTATAGAGAAAACAGAAGACAGATTTATTGTAAAACTTCCATTGATATGAAGATTAATAAAATTTTAATAGTAGAAGATGAAAGACCTAATGCAGACCGTTTAAAAAGGCTTTTGCTAAAGCTCAGGCCTCATATTGAAATTCTTTCCGTAGAAGATTCAATAACGTCTGCCGTAAATTGGTTGCAAAATAATGTGGTTCCGGATATCATTATGATGGATGTTCGCCTGGCAGATGGATTAAGCTTTGAAATTTTTAATAAGCATGAAATTAAAAGCGCTGTAATTTTTACCACTGCATACGATGAATATGCAGTACAGGCCTTTAAATACAACAGTATAGACTATCTTTTAAAGCCAATAGAAGAAGAAGAACTGGATGCCGCTCTGAAGCGCTATGAGACCTTTATGGAAGCTGTTCCGGTTGTTGGCTCTGCTATTGAAGGATTACTTAACTATATTCAGCCTAAAGACTACAGAAAACGTTTCCTTATAGCCCATCGCGATGGATATAAAACTGTATTGGCAGAAGATATTTTATATATCTATACAGAACTGGGGATCAGTAAAGCGATGTTGAATACCGGAGTTGTGGAAAATATTCCCCAGACACTGGAAGAACTTGAAAAACAACTGGACCCGAAATTCTTCTTCCGTGCCAACAGACAGTTTATCATTCATATTGATTCTGTAAAGCAGATCTTCAATCACTTTAATGGAAAACTCAAGCTTGAACTGAGAAAACAGCCGGAAATGGAGGTTATTGTAAGCCGGGAAAAGGCTTCCGTATTCAAATCCTGGATGGATTATTAGCAAGAGGCCGGAGGTTACTGAAGGTTCCAAAGCTAAAGGTATTTTTAATTATCTAATTGTTTCTGTAATTGTAAAACGTTATTCATACAATTATAACTTCCAGCTCCCGGTTTTATATACTTCAAAACCCGCTTACAAATTGCTAATTCCAATTCTACTCAGTTTTCTTTTTAGGCTATAGTTTGAGCCTGCCCGCTTAAAACCCAATGTAATTGACCCTGTGTTTGCAAAACTTCTTTATTTGATAAAAACTTAAATGATTGCCTTGTTTCTTAATGTTCTGATATTATGTAATTAGATCGGGAAATAACCTGGGCTCAGAGTTTTAATTATGAGGCGTATAAATTTAACCCTCAACCGTATTTTTGAAATATTAAAACGAAAAAGTGCCTTTTTATCGTTCTGAACGGCGAAAATAGCTGCTTTCCTTTCATTTTTAGTATCGTACGCTTCATCTGCGATTAATTACGTTTCACTTTATTTTTAGATAAACATCCTTATTATATAAGCTTATTTTGCTGCTGTAAAATTTAAAAACAAATGTTATGAATTACAGAAAAGGATATCTGGCACTTTCACTTACGGCTGCAGCAATACTGTACTCCTGCGGCTCAGGAAACGGGCAGGAAAATGCTCAGCAGGCAGTGGCACTTCCTACCGATTTTATTCAGGTGACCACAGGGAATGAAGACATAGCAACGGGATATCCCGGAAGTATAGAAGGGCAGGATAATGTGGAAATAAAGGCTCAGGTAACCGGATATCTGGAAGCTGTATATATAAAAGAAGGGCAGTTTGTCAGCAAAGGACAAACGCTGTTTAGAATTAATCCGGCCGTGTACAATGAGCAGGTAAACACCAATGAAGCCGCTTTGAAATCTGCTTTGGCAGCACAGGAAACAGCAAGGCTCGAAGTTGAAAAACTAAAACCTCTTGTAGAAGGAAAAGTGGTTTCTGATATGCAGCTTAAAACCGCTCAGGCCAATTTAAAGGCAGCATCTGCCCAGGTAGCTCAGGCACAGTCTTCATTAGGCTCTTCAAAGATCAATGCGAACTTTACTTACATCAAAGCACCGGTAAGCGGATATATTGGAAGAATTCCTAACAGGGTAGGAAACCTCATCAGCCCTTCAGATGCATCACCATTAACAACTCTTTCCAACATCAGCAGTGTAAATGTTTACTTCTCCATGAACGAAGCCGATTTTATTGCCCATAGCAGGGCTGCAGCTTCAGGAAAAAGTGCTGAAAATGTAGAACTTATTTTAGCAGATGGCTCTACATATGGATTCAAAGGAAGACTGGAAAATGCAAGTGGGAATTTCGAC
Coding sequences:
- a CDS encoding LytR/AlgR family response regulator transcription factor: MKINKILIVEDERPNADRLKRLLLKLRPHIEILSVEDSITSAVNWLQNNVVPDIIMMDVRLADGLSFEIFNKHEIKSAVIFTTAYDEYAVQAFKYNSIDYLLKPIEEEELDAALKRYETFMEAVPVVGSAIEGLLNYIQPKDYRKRFLIAHRDGYKTVLAEDILYIYTELGISKAMLNTGVVENIPQTLEELEKQLDPKFFFRANRQFIIHIDSVKQIFNHFNGKLKLELRKQPEMEVIVSREKASVFKSWMDY
- a CDS encoding sensor histidine kinase; protein product: MNRVSTIRKNLIRSKKILSAMKRRLVIWAVAVIAFCGFSYLIDPFDPVWQSYLETPLKMFIEDALWVFFFSIIISEVSIFIDSTLNKLLPWKDRTVKRLLIQGFLQIVGSVLIVMIINTIVESTSDNLPEMDSRKEYTLLGQWVATNIVISLIISGFNTVDYLLQNWKRTAVEAAQHKIRASKHKQAAMAAELQALKLQIDPHFIFNNLSVLSELILEDQQLGYEYSEKFARVYRYLLVNSKKDIIAVEEELKFLDSYIFLIEKRIGEGVIFKIDVQEEYKSMYTLPLSLQLLVENAIKHNQTSKANPLEIHVYTNSESELVVSNTFLPLINKPDSSGVGLTNIIARYEILGYTKPVIEKTEDRFIVKLPLI
- a CDS encoding efflux RND transporter periplasmic adaptor subunit — encoded protein: MNYRKGYLALSLTAAAILYSCGSGNGQENAQQAVALPTDFIQVTTGNEDIATGYPGSIEGQDNVEIKAQVTGYLEAVYIKEGQFVSKGQTLFRINPAVYNEQVNTNEAALKSALAAQETARLEVEKLKPLVEGKVVSDMQLKTAQANLKAASAQVAQAQSSLGSSKINANFTYIKAPVSGYIGRIPNRVGNLISPSDASPLTTLSNISSVNVYFSMNEADFIAHSRAAASGKSAENVELILADGSTYGFKGRLENASGNFDRNTGSIQMKAVFQNPDKLLRSGGTARVMIYNALDGVVKLPKTSVKDIQDKFFVYKLEGKDKVKMTQIEVSGSTSQDYFVKTGVSAGDKIAVNRIDALTDGAQVVAKVTPSK